The window ACATGGgatttctcatgtttttctttgttggagAAAAAGTACCTTAAACAATATATAGATTGATGGTAAATCagacatttttcaagcaaaaatatgGACATTCACTAATTTACTCCAATGTGAGAATTTTCccatttttaaatagttttaagTCTAATATCTTGGCTGAACATCTGGCTGTTAGACTGACAGTCAgaagacagtggaagatgtcACCTTAGGttctgggaaattgtgatgggcatttaCCACATTTCctaataaatgaatgagtaaaatgaatttacaaataattaatcaataagAATGTAATATGGAGACTTAAGTAACaccagtgtttaaaaaaactgaacttAGTTTCTAGTTGTGAGGTTCATTTCCTAACATTATACTCTTTTGTGTGTTCACAGCTGTTAGAGCTAGCTGAGAACTACACTCCAGAGATATCAGAATATAAGGTGGGTTTAATAATTTCTGCTGCAGTAATCTAATATGACCATTGTCCACAAGCTGTTAGGAGGGACCTTGGAGATATCCTCTTAAGAAAGTCTTAACTGTTCATTCATACTGGAATCATGTCACTGTACATTCTAGGAGGGGAAGATTGTGAGCTTTGACCCAGTAACCAAACAGATGGAGCTGGAACTACTTCATGCTTCTCAAGGTAGGGATCAGGACATTGAACACTTTCTAAATGCAAGTCATGgaattttaaatgtgatttatttagcagaaacagaaacagattgTACAATATTTTCTAGTTAATTAGACACATTTGTGATTATTTCTaactttctgcttctctctcagctcctgtGGAGCCTGGGAAGTTTGACCTGGTTTATCAGAACCCTGATGGCTCGGAGAGAATAGAGTACGCTGTGTGCAGAGGTGCTTGGGTAAGCCTTAGCCTATATCACTTCTATTTATAAATAACCTTGACAACAGAAATTGTGAAAAGACATTCATAAAgtattcacattttgttatgttgcagccttatgctacaatttaaaaaaaatcctcatcaATCTACCCACAATACCACATaatgaaacagaattttagatCCATCCATCAATCATCCATACCACTTATCCTctaagggtcacggggggctggagctaatcccagctgacatggGGGGGGGTTACACCCTGgtcagatcaccagtccatcacaaagccaacatatatagacaaaacaaccattcacacctatggacAGTttagtcaccaattaacctgcatgtgtttggactgtgggacgAAGCTGTGGAGACACATGCACcggagaacatgcagactccacacagtAGTGATGGTTGTCCTACTAGAGTCTAGAGTCTTGAACCTGccactttcttgctgtgaggtgacagtgctaaccactgcaacAGCATGCCGTCCAGGATTCcacattttttgtaaatgtattaaaaaggagaaactgAAATGTACTTAGACTGTTTGAAATTTAACACAGGTCTCTCCCATTTCCCTTGATCATCTCTGAGATGTGACACTACAGATCTAGGGTAGGctacaaaaatatttctgctACATTGAAGGTCCCCAAGAGCACAGCTGCCTCTATAAGTCTTAAATGGAAGATGGTTagaacaaccaggactcttaCAAGAGCTGGCACCCAGCAAAACTGAAGGGTCAGGGGAGAAGGGTCTTGAAaacagaggtgaccaagaacccaatGATCTCTGTGGCAGAGTgccagagatcctgtgtggagatgggagaGACTCTAGTAGGACAAGCATCACTACAATCTGGGCTGTATGCAGGACTGGTCAGACGAAGCCTCTCCTCAGTGAAAGACACGCCTGGAGTTTTCAAAAAGCACCTAGATGAGGTAGATGAGAGTGGAGTTTGTGTGGCTGAAAACCAACACAGTGAGCTATAACAGGATGCGTAGGTGggtgataattttctgtggCTGTGTCTTCACATTCGCATATCACATAtagtcatgtgatccattgttGATATCAAAATCCTTATTAGGGCAATTTAAAATTCTAtgcaaacatattttcacacctATTTTAACCTACATGGACATGACAAAGAGTGGTTAAAgcagttttgcttttgttttttgtccttttctcaATAATTTTAAGTAGGTGTGGTTCAGGTGGAAACTGTGATGTCATTTACACTTCTCATTTCCAACACTTTAgaaggaacacctgtacacctgcttattcagCGCAACATGTTGATGGCCTATTATAGCAGAAGACCAAATTAAATTCCACTCCTGTCAGAACAGAAATCTGTGgttgcagtgggcacaggctcaccaaacCTGAACTTGCAAAACCTAGCCTAGTCTGAAGAGTATTGATTACTGCTGAGGCACGCAGATGTTAGACTCAGAATTTGGATTTCGCAAAGCAAAAGTCGTTTCAAAATGCGACTGACGACAAGCCAGCAACTTTTTGGGCAGCTTTGAACTGCATGTTTTTGAGGGGAGCTGCTCATATTTCTCAGTGAGGGTGTTCACAtgtgtctgtggctctctgGACTGATTGTGTTCAGGGTGAGGGGGGGAGCAGCAGTACATTCAATCGACCAATCAGCAGctagacagaggcagaaaatgacCTTGTAAATGTGCTGCGTAAAAAACGTTTCCCCATAGTTTTTCCTGGGACCTTCTCCATTTTTTGAAATTGTGAGGAGAAATTTAACATGACTATggttcttttttcccttttatctgAATGTACAGTGTTTACTAGAGTGAGTTTattccagtgtttgtttctctatTCATCATACCTCCTCAGACTATGTATAGCAGCCTGCATAAAAAGTTTTTGAAATTAGAGGTAGATTTAGATGCATGTTGATGTGATGACAGCTGCTAGTCCAGACAGTTAGGTTTAGTTTATGTTaggcttttttattttaatttgaaaaatgtggatatacagtatgttaatatAGTAGTTTCATTGACTCGTGCAACTTAGCATGTGACATCATGTTGCAAAGTCAAACTTTCTGAGCTACTTTAGCTGCTTTTCTTGAGAGTTGGCAGCATTGGTTGTTTGCTTATGTTGACATATCCATTCAATCTTGATGACATAGATTAGCTGAGTGTCAAACTCTTAATACCTAATAACTAAGGATGTAATTTTTCCCCCCCATAACTGTATCtttgatgaaatattaaagacTTGTTACCATGTTTTCAGGGGCTTTGAGTAAAGGATAATACTGACAAGTTGTACATTTGTGATTGTAATGGTTATAATGGCCAAGAACCATGTGACACAGAGTGGCTCTTTGCCCCCATAGTAGACTCCACAGAGGCAAAAAAGGCTATaccttttattttgttcagtcaGCACCTGTGCAAGCATGGCATCATAGAATTCATATGTCAACAACTTACATCATTTCCTCAAGTGCCTTATTAAATCACAACTGGTCCTGACAGATTGTATTGTGTTTATTCCCTGTCTGTATTGTTGACAGTAGACGGCCCTTACAGTGACAAAAGCAGTTAAACCCAAAGCCTTTCTTTTGTCTTCGAGCCCTGTCTTAGCCCTTTTCCTCTAGTCTGAGTTATCCCATTCACACAGTAATCTGCTTGTGTAATTACTCATCCAAACGAGAGAGGTGTGGGAACTGACAAAATCagctacatactgtatgctgagttttatttgttggcatttggctgctgtttgtggtgtgttttccTCACACCCACACCTATCTTGTTTTAATCTTGGCTTAATAAAAGTTTGAATAACATCTTTACTTTTCTCCTGCAGGTGACAGAACGGTGGGACTCACTCCTTGAACCAAGGCTGGTTATTTAAATCTGACAGTGAATTTGTACATCCTGGTTTAGCAGGatgtatttgctttttaaaatgattaataattTTAGGATC is drawn from Lates calcarifer isolate ASB-BC8 unplaced genomic scaffold, TLL_Latcal_v3 _unitig_4325_quiver_3717, whole genome shotgun sequence and contains these coding sequences:
- the LOC108898522 gene encoding LOW QUALITY PROTEIN: coilin-like (The sequence of the model RefSeq protein was modified relative to this genomic sequence to represent the inferred CDS: inserted 1 base in 1 codon); this encodes MQNGAESAPKLDYSSMPLLAXPPQVGQRIAFKLLELAENYTPEISEYKEGKIVSFDPVTKQMELELLHASQAPVEPGKFDLVYQNPDGSERIEYAVCRGAWVTERWDSLLEPRLVI